In Arachis stenosperma cultivar V10309 chromosome 1, arast.V10309.gnm1.PFL2, whole genome shotgun sequence, one DNA window encodes the following:
- the LOC130932215 gene encoding uncharacterized protein LOC130932215 — MGDDDIDGWANIHHDILKEIAEHFYSYDDFIQLRLVCKQWSLKLPEISSEILWLLMPEESSSTHIYEDEEIYHLMQLPIANEVPLDIQSLYEDEIHHLKLPEMQNKFIRGSFGGWLIVQDIYQQGSMYMLNAFTKVVHLDLPPISTFPDIIDYNPNNYGLEYTIRVLDDDDMDDYRRSSSWINRIWVWKVIINSCPSNDNEDFMAVAIYGPGCTLAFYKPNDKRWLDLSTRKPSFHDVIFFGEKIYAVEERGQLYEFDTNTKSGPVGGIHEAKPPSDAAVGPYQLKYLVGCANGSLLMLVRHFTYRGLCTYKFDIYELKKNAKEWSRLDSLENCVLMIGLNSSVQMLPASIQTKGNQIYFTDNLIELKSMEDAELQDIGIFDLDDGSCQKLLSDVKFLCPPVWCYSSSFL; from the coding sequence ATGGGTGACGACGACATTGATGGATGGGCAAACATTCATCATGACATCTTGAAGGAAATTGCGGAGCACTTCTATTCGTACGATGATTTCATCCAACTTCGTTTAGTTTGCAAGCAATGGAGCTTGAAACTTCCAGAGATCTCCAGCGAGATTTTGTGGCTGCTGATGCCTGAAGAATCTTCCAGTACTCATATTTACGAAGACGAGGAGATCTACCATCTCATGCAGTTACCTATTGCTAATGAAGTACCACTTGATATTCAGTCTCTTTATGAAGACGAGATCCACCATCTCAAGCTACCAGAGATGCAGAACAAATTCATCCGTGGTTCTTTTGGTGGATGGTTGATCGTCCAAGATATATACCAGCAAGGTTCGATGTATATGTTAAATGCGTTTACAAAGGTAGTCCATCTAGATCTTCCTCCAATATCGACTTTTCCGGATATAATTGACTACAATCCTAACAATTATGGCCTTGAATATACTATTCGGGTTTTGGACGATGACGATATGGATGATTACCGGAGGTCGAGCAGTTGGATAAATAGGATCTGGGTTTGGAAGGTTATTATAAATTCATGTCCTAGTAATGACAATGAAGATTTTATGGCAGTGGCTATATATGGACCTGGTTGTACATTAGCCTTTTACAAACCAAATGATAAGAGATGGTTAGATCTTTCAACTAGAAAACCGTCTTTTCATGATGTCATATTTTTTGGAGAAAAGATATATGCAGTAGAAGAACGTGGCCAGCTATACGAATTTGATACAAACACAAAGTCAGGGCCTGTAGGTGGTATTCATGAAGCCAAACCTCCCTCTGATGCTGCGGTGGGTCCTTATCAGCTTAAATATTTGGTTGGGTGTGCTAATGGAAGTTTATTGATGCTGGTGAGACATTTTACTTATCGTGGATTATGTACTTACAAATTTGATATCTATGAATTGAAGAAGAATGCAAAAGAATGGTCCAGACTAGATAGTTTGGAAAATTGCGTACTGATGATTGGACTCAACTCTTCTGTTCAAATGCTGCCTGCAAGTATTCAAACCAAAGGAAATCAAATCTACTTTACAGATAATCTAATAGAATTGAAATCAATGGAGGATGCCGAACTTCAAGATATTGGCATCTTCGACTTGGACGATGGAAGTTGTCAAAAACTATTATCCGATGTGAAGTTCTTGTGTCCTCCTGTCTGGTGTTATTCTAGCTCAtttctttag